In Mycobacterium gallinarum, a single window of DNA contains:
- a CDS encoding LLM class flavin-dependent oxidoreductase, whose product MKISLFYEFPLPRPWSDDDEHKLFQDGLDEVEAADKAGFSTVWLTEHHFLEEYCHSTAPEIFLSAASQRTKDIRLGFGIMHLPPAVNHPARVAERVATLDLLSNGRVEFGTGESSSVGELGGFGIDPADKRAMWEEALEVSIRCMTEEPFTGFKGQHVEMPPRNVVPKPLQKPHPPVWVACTRPASVSMAAQKGLGALSFAYTGPGPLTERVNGYYKEFEESAVPVTPQMNPNILAIGGDLSMMVAKTDEQAIERLGKGGGFFAFGIMHYYMTGMHTPGRTGVWERHLEEIEKDPSIVYGPDRGPIGSPATVREFLRGYEESGVDELILLLTPRRHEETMESIELMGKEVLPEFIERDEKARAEKAKRLEPVIAKAEARRPKSKAPLFDETYAFGGLPTGRENYTANEVSLAMDEMNAGIEAAAAKLKAGEGWASRNPAADARSGVTGADKS is encoded by the coding sequence ATGAAGATCTCGCTGTTCTATGAATTCCCGCTGCCGCGGCCGTGGAGTGACGACGACGAGCACAAGCTTTTCCAGGACGGGCTCGACGAGGTGGAGGCGGCCGACAAGGCCGGCTTCTCCACGGTGTGGCTGACCGAGCACCACTTCCTCGAGGAGTACTGCCACTCCACTGCACCCGAGATCTTCCTGTCGGCGGCGAGTCAGCGCACCAAGGACATTCGCCTCGGCTTCGGCATCATGCACCTGCCGCCGGCGGTCAACCATCCCGCGCGGGTGGCGGAGCGCGTCGCCACCCTCGACCTGCTTTCCAACGGGCGGGTCGAGTTCGGCACCGGCGAGTCGTCTTCGGTGGGTGAGCTCGGCGGGTTCGGCATCGATCCGGCCGACAAGCGTGCGATGTGGGAGGAGGCCCTCGAGGTCTCGATCCGCTGCATGACCGAGGAGCCGTTCACCGGTTTCAAGGGCCAGCACGTCGAGATGCCACCGCGTAACGTCGTTCCCAAGCCGTTGCAGAAGCCGCACCCGCCGGTCTGGGTCGCCTGCACGCGCCCCGCCTCGGTATCGATGGCCGCCCAAAAGGGCCTCGGTGCACTGAGTTTCGCATACACCGGTCCCGGCCCGCTGACCGAGCGTGTCAATGGATATTACAAGGAGTTCGAAGAGAGCGCCGTACCGGTCACACCGCAGATGAACCCCAACATCCTCGCGATCGGGGGTGACCTGTCGATGATGGTCGCCAAGACCGACGAACAGGCCATCGAGCGGCTCGGAAAGGGCGGCGGCTTCTTCGCGTTCGGGATCATGCACTACTACATGACCGGCATGCACACCCCGGGCCGGACCGGTGTGTGGGAACGTCACCTCGAGGAGATCGAAAAGGATCCGAGCATCGTCTACGGCCCGGACCGCGGCCCGATCGGCAGCCCGGCGACGGTGCGCGAATTCCTGCGCGGCTACGAGGAAAGCGGTGTCGACGAACTGATCCTGCTCCTCACGCCGCGTCGGCACGAGGAGACGATGGAGTCCATCGAGCTGATGGGTAAGGAGGTCCTGCCCGAGTTCATCGAGCGCGACGAGAAGGCCAGGGCCGAAAAGGCCAAGCGACTCGAGCCCGTCATCGCGAAGGCCGAGGCACGCAGACCCAAGTCGAAGGCACCGCTGTTCGACGAGACCTACGCCTTCGGTGGTCTGCCCACCGGTCGCGAGAACTACACCGCCAACGAGGTGTCGCTGGCGATGGATGAGATGAACGCCGGTATCGAGGCGGCGGCGGCGAAACTCAAGGCGGGCGAGGGGTGGGCGAGCAGGAACCCTGCCGCGGACGCGAGGAGTGGCGTGACCGGAGCTGATAAGAGTTGA
- a CDS encoding coniferyl-alcohol dehydrogenase, whose amino-acid sequence MTDELWRYDGRRVVVTGCASGIGAEVARQLAGLGAEVIGLDIRPPEFDIGEFISLDLHDPESIDEAAAAIGGHVDALFNIAGVSSGIRDPLRVVTINFLGTRRFTEALVPSMPSGSAIACVSSLAASAYRENAAVTAGLVDTETMAEGIEWCERHQQAVADRGGYRLSKEAIILYGMANVAALGAKGIRINCTAPGVTDTPILDQLRSAYGQEFLDSFHTPLGRAATPEEQASVLVFLNSTAASYITGQVIWVDGGTTGETDLAGSVTRR is encoded by the coding sequence GTGACTGACGAGCTGTGGCGTTACGACGGCCGCCGGGTCGTCGTCACCGGATGTGCTTCGGGTATCGGCGCCGAGGTGGCGCGCCAGCTCGCCGGTCTCGGTGCCGAGGTGATCGGCCTCGACATCCGGCCGCCAGAGTTCGACATCGGCGAGTTCATCTCGCTCGATCTTCACGACCCGGAATCGATCGACGAGGCGGCGGCGGCGATCGGCGGTCACGTCGACGCCCTGTTCAATATCGCTGGGGTGTCTTCGGGTATCCGTGATCCCCTGCGGGTGGTCACCATCAACTTCCTGGGTACGCGGCGATTCACCGAGGCGCTGGTGCCCTCGATGCCATCGGGGTCCGCCATCGCCTGTGTGTCGTCGTTGGCGGCTTCGGCCTATCGGGAGAACGCCGCGGTGACGGCGGGCCTGGTCGACACTGAGACGATGGCCGAGGGAATCGAATGGTGTGAGCGCCATCAGCAGGCAGTCGCTGACCGAGGGGGCTACCGGCTGTCCAAGGAGGCGATCATCCTGTACGGGATGGCCAATGTCGCGGCGCTGGGCGCCAAGGGAATCCGGATCAACTGCACCGCACCCGGCGTCACGGACACCCCGATTCTCGACCAATTGCGTTCGGCGTATGGCCAGGAGTTCCTTGACTCCTTCCACACGCCGTTGGGTCGCGCGGCCACGCCCGAAGAACAGGCCAGCGTGCTGGTCTTCCTGAACAGCACGGCGGCCAGTTACATCACCGGACAGGTGATCTGGGTGGACGGCGGCACGACCGGTGAGACAGACCTGGCGGGATCGGTGACGCGACGATGA
- a CDS encoding cyclase family protein, with translation MASMTDFRRVADDVRNWGRWGDDDEIGTLNFITAEKIAQAAGLVRHGKLFPLGVDFGSSGPQGAFHFRQNPLHVMTIDGGDASTLAEYGPPWLKNPAAMQLSEYWTSGPMRFNDDVIIMPLQAATQWDALSHVYYEDKLYNGFPASSVTSLGAFHCGIDKVDGRGIASRGVLLDIVRLRGVETFCEMGDPITPAELDEAARQQGVTVERGDIVLVRTGWWARFLETRDGAEPGAGLDWTCASWLHDHEVAAVAADNLMVENPVPGVDGCFLPMHMLCLRDMGLMLGEYWDLTALAEDCAADGVYEFQLIAPPLRVTGAVGSPVNPIAIK, from the coding sequence ATGGCCAGCATGACCGACTTCCGGCGGGTCGCCGACGACGTCCGCAACTGGGGGCGTTGGGGCGACGACGACGAAATCGGCACGCTCAACTTCATCACCGCGGAGAAGATCGCCCAGGCCGCCGGTTTGGTCCGACACGGCAAGCTTTTTCCGCTCGGTGTCGATTTCGGATCATCCGGGCCACAGGGCGCATTCCACTTCCGGCAGAACCCGTTACATGTGATGACGATCGACGGCGGCGATGCGAGCACCCTGGCCGAGTACGGTCCGCCCTGGCTGAAGAATCCCGCCGCGATGCAGCTGAGCGAGTACTGGACCAGCGGCCCGATGCGTTTCAACGACGACGTCATCATCATGCCGCTGCAGGCCGCGACCCAGTGGGATGCGCTATCGCACGTCTACTACGAGGACAAGCTGTACAACGGATTCCCGGCGAGTTCGGTCACCAGCCTCGGCGCCTTCCACTGCGGTATTGACAAGGTCGACGGCAGGGGCATCGCGTCCCGCGGCGTGCTGCTCGACATCGTGCGCCTGCGCGGCGTTGAAACGTTTTGTGAAATGGGTGACCCGATCACCCCCGCCGAACTCGACGAGGCCGCCCGGCAGCAGGGTGTCACCGTCGAACGCGGTGACATCGTCCTGGTCAGAACCGGTTGGTGGGCACGATTTCTCGAAACCCGTGACGGTGCCGAACCCGGTGCGGGCCTGGACTGGACCTGCGCGTCGTGGCTGCACGATCACGAAGTCGCGGCGGTCGCGGCCGACAACCTGATGGTGGAGAACCCGGTCCCCGGCGTCGACGGTTGTTTCCTGCCGATGCACATGCTGTGTCTGCGTGACATGGGGTTGATGCTCGGCGAGTACTGGGATCTGACGGCCTTGGCGGAGGACTGCGCCGCCGACGGAGTCTACGAGTTCCAGCTCATCGCACCTCCTCTGAGGGTGACCGGCGCTGTCGGATCGCCCGTGAACCCGATCGCAATCAAGTAG